One segment of Acidovorax sp. DW039 DNA contains the following:
- the ompR gene encoding two-component system response regulator OmpR, producing MATTPNRTDKVLVVDDDARIRDLLRRYLTQEGFEVMVAEDGKALNRLLLRETVDIIVLDLMMPGEDGLSICRRLRAANDRTPIIMLTAKGEDVDRIVGLEVGADDYLGKPFNPRELLARIHAVLRRRPAQEAPGAPSGDNEVVTFGPFTFDLGTRALQRNGEELPLTTGEFAMLKALVRHPRQPLSREKLALLARGREFEPFDRSLDVQVSRLRKLVEVDAAAPRYIQTVWGVGYVFVPDGTS from the coding sequence ATGGCCACAACACCCAACCGTACCGACAAAGTTCTTGTGGTGGATGACGACGCCCGCATCCGCGACTTGCTGCGCCGCTATCTGACCCAGGAAGGCTTCGAAGTCATGGTGGCGGAAGACGGCAAAGCCCTCAACCGGCTGCTGCTGCGCGAAACTGTGGACATCATCGTGCTGGACCTGATGATGCCCGGCGAAGATGGCCTGTCGATCTGCCGCCGCCTGCGCGCTGCCAATGACCGCACTCCCATCATCATGCTCACCGCCAAGGGTGAGGATGTAGACCGCATCGTGGGCCTGGAAGTAGGTGCCGACGACTACCTGGGCAAGCCTTTCAATCCCCGAGAACTCCTGGCCCGTATCCACGCCGTGCTGCGCCGCCGCCCAGCCCAAGAGGCGCCCGGCGCACCCTCCGGCGACAACGAAGTGGTCACCTTCGGCCCCTTCACCTTTGACCTGGGTACCCGCGCCCTGCAGCGCAACGGTGAAGAGTTGCCTTTGACCACCGGCGAATTCGCTATGCTCAAGGCTCTGGTGCGCCACCCGCGCCAGCCGCTGTCGCGTGAGAAGCTGGCCCTGCTGGCGCGTGGCCGCGAATTCGAGCCCTTTGACCGCAGCCTGGATGTCCAGGTTTCGCGCCTGCGCAAGCTGGTAGAAGTGGACGCAGCAGCGCCCCGCTACATCCAGACCGTGTGGGGTGTGGGCTATGTGTTTGTACCGGACGGAACGAGCTAA
- a CDS encoding thioredoxin family protein has protein sequence MPYTSQHLAEPPTREAVDALQGTAVIEFGTPWCPHCLRAQPFIEQALLRLPQMQHIKVEDGPGKRLGRSFKVKLWPTLVVLKDGLEIARVVRPTTQAEVDEALASLAG, from the coding sequence ATGCCCTATACATCGCAGCACCTCGCAGAGCCACCCACACGCGAAGCGGTAGACGCCTTGCAGGGAACGGCCGTCATTGAATTTGGCACGCCTTGGTGTCCGCACTGCCTGCGGGCCCAGCCGTTCATCGAGCAGGCCTTGCTGCGCCTGCCCCAAATGCAGCACATCAAAGTGGAAGACGGGCCCGGCAAAAGGCTGGGGCGCAGCTTTAAGGTCAAGCTGTGGCCCACGCTGGTGGTGCTGAAGGATGGGCTGGAGATAGCCCGCGTGGTGCGCCCCACCACGCAGGCTGAGGTCGACGAGGCTCTAGCAAGTCTGGCGGGATAG
- a CDS encoding ATP-binding protein, protein MNKPDGNTRPRRRTSEGSPADATSPAPLESSLRISREQRARVGLNLFWRTFFLLALLLVGSILAWLQTLRALEFEPRTLQTAQQIASLVNLSRAALVHSDAIARVSLIKTMADQEGVRILPREPNDKYTLLDGSALGNRLTEELTTRLGPDTIVAQNVNGENGLWVGFNINGDPNWLLMDRSRFSPAGGRTWLIWLITAGALSLAGAAAIARLINRPLKQLSYAANRVRDGDFAASHLDEEVVTSEIREVNIGFNRMAQKLAKLEQDRAVMLAGISHDLRTPLARLRLETEMSVTDDIAREHMVADIVQLDATIDKFLDYARPDHVTLTPVNLHAVVSSCVYAVQDHRELQITMQVPEDLNVLADEVELARVISNLLENARRYGKNPVTGVTSVDIAAKGRESWVLLKLRDHGEGVPPEQLSNLTKPFFRGDSARTAAAGAGLGLSIVDKTVQRMGGIFALANSSTGGLVAHIQLQRATELPAGVDPKQRLQRPAVKRHLPRKRAQEQA, encoded by the coding sequence ATGAACAAGCCTGACGGCAATACCCGGCCACGCAGGCGCACATCGGAAGGATCGCCAGCAGACGCCACCAGCCCCGCACCGCTGGAGTCGTCTCTGCGCATTTCCCGCGAGCAACGTGCCCGCGTGGGTCTGAACCTCTTCTGGCGCACCTTCTTCTTGCTGGCTCTGCTGCTGGTGGGCAGCATTCTGGCGTGGCTGCAGACGCTGCGGGCGCTTGAGTTCGAGCCCCGCACCCTGCAGACTGCGCAGCAGATCGCCTCGCTGGTCAATCTCAGCCGCGCGGCGCTGGTGCACTCCGACGCCATCGCTCGGGTCTCTCTGATCAAAACGATGGCCGACCAGGAAGGCGTGCGCATCCTGCCCCGCGAGCCCAATGACAAGTACACCCTGCTGGATGGCAGTGCGCTGGGGAATCGCCTCACGGAAGAACTCACCACACGGCTTGGCCCAGACACCATCGTGGCGCAGAACGTGAACGGCGAAAACGGGCTGTGGGTGGGCTTCAACATCAACGGAGACCCCAACTGGCTGTTGATGGACCGCTCCCGCTTCAGTCCTGCGGGAGGGCGCACTTGGCTCATCTGGCTGATTACGGCGGGGGCGTTGTCTCTAGCCGGTGCAGCAGCTATTGCCCGCCTGATCAATCGGCCGCTCAAGCAGCTCTCCTATGCCGCCAATCGCGTGCGCGATGGGGACTTTGCAGCCAGCCATCTGGATGAAGAGGTGGTCACCAGCGAGATCCGCGAGGTCAATATTGGCTTCAACCGCATGGCACAAAAGCTTGCCAAGCTCGAGCAAGACCGGGCTGTGATGCTGGCGGGTATCTCACACGACCTGCGCACACCCCTGGCACGCCTGCGGCTCGAAACCGAAATGAGCGTGACCGATGACATCGCCCGCGAACACATGGTGGCCGATATTGTTCAGCTGGACGCCACCATCGACAAGTTTCTGGACTACGCGCGCCCTGACCACGTCACCCTCACACCCGTGAACCTGCACGCCGTGGTGTCGTCCTGCGTGTATGCCGTACAGGACCATCGGGAACTACAGATCACGATGCAGGTGCCCGAAGACCTGAACGTGCTGGCGGATGAGGTGGAACTGGCGCGGGTGATCTCCAACCTGCTGGAGAACGCACGCCGCTATGGCAAGAATCCGGTGACAGGCGTGACCAGCGTGGACATTGCAGCCAAGGGGCGGGAGAGCTGGGTTTTACTCAAGCTGCGCGACCATGGCGAAGGGGTACCGCCCGAGCAACTGTCCAATCTCACCAAGCCCTTCTTCCGTGGCGACTCCGCCCGCACGGCAGCCGCGGGTGCTGGACTGGGACTGTCGATTGTTGACAAGACCGTTCAGCGCATGGGCGGCATTTTTGCGTTGGCCAACTCCAGTACAGGTGGGTTGGTTGCACATATCCAGTTGCAGCGCGCCACTGAGCTACCTGCGGGGGTAGACCCCAAGCAGCGCCTCCAGCGCCCAGCGGTCAAACGGCATTTGCCACGAAAGCGCGCTCAAGAGCAGGCCTGA
- the ispF gene encoding 2-C-methyl-D-erythritol 2,4-cyclodiphosphate synthase: protein MNFRIGEGWDVHALVPGRPLVIGGVTIPHAMGLLGHSDADVLLHAITDAILGAAALGDIGTHFPDTDAKFRGADSAVLLTEAARRVRAAGFEIGNVDSTVVAQAPRLATHIPAMRTCIAQALGIEVDRVNVKAKTAERLGPVGQQLAMEARAAALIYRP from the coding sequence ATGAATTTCAGGATTGGCGAAGGCTGGGATGTGCACGCTTTGGTGCCTGGGCGTCCTTTGGTGATTGGTGGTGTGACGATTCCTCACGCCATGGGGCTGCTGGGGCATTCAGACGCAGATGTATTGCTGCATGCCATCACCGACGCCATCCTGGGAGCCGCTGCGTTAGGCGATATCGGAACCCATTTTCCTGACACCGATGCGAAATTCCGCGGTGCAGATTCAGCCGTCTTGCTGACCGAGGCGGCCCGCCGGGTGCGCGCTGCCGGTTTTGAAATTGGTAATGTTGACAGCACGGTGGTGGCCCAGGCTCCCCGCCTCGCTACCCATATCCCCGCCATGCGCACCTGCATTGCACAGGCACTGGGTATTGAGGTGGACCGGGTGAACGTCAAAGCCAAAACAGCAGAGCGCCTCGGGCCGGTGGGGCAGCAGCTGGCCATGGAGGCGCGGGCGGCTGCGCTCATTTACCGGCCCTGA
- a CDS encoding methyl-accepting chemotaxis protein, producing the protein MSLVMRQTDAKAVVPGQGSHGIGRQVSKDAELQRKRARTLAKQQQASERVASAATQLASGVNEAASAAEELKRASDQIASGAEEASGAAQQSLAAITQIGDAITRQLDAAQLAQKRAEGMQKLVTGMNDDVRATISNVNVAAQRQAESVKMVGELERQASSIGDIVKAVARIADQTNLLALNAAIEAARAGQHGKGFAVVADEVRTLAETSEKSAKQIQELVAQIQSDVNDISQGINSAAVAVQAEVDKSGAILDQLQRIGTDAAQIVAGATEIATSASQSDVASKEALRGAETIAAAATEQSSACEEAAKTVQEQSAALSECEQTAQNLSELADELKTSTDIGKSAEEVASAAEELASVVQEINRSASQIMVALDQIRKGAQAQSLATSRSAASITQIEKGAQLASSRAGVGRERAETIQTLMGESKSLIDGLIASISAGVESTRASTQQVKALELVSRKIDKIVDAITQVSIQTNMLAVNGSIEAARAGEYGKGFVVVATDIRNLAHDSAENADRIKDLVKSIQDQISLVGRDLSEIMGAAQVEAEKARGITTGLQTMEGDVAALVSGNEAAVQASDEILTALTQVKVGVDQVSAAAAQAEKAAEQAAAAAKQQSQGAEELSAAIEEIASLADELQSS; encoded by the coding sequence ATGTCACTGGTCATGCGCCAAACCGATGCCAAGGCCGTCGTGCCCGGGCAGGGCAGTCACGGAATCGGTCGGCAGGTCAGCAAGGATGCTGAACTGCAACGCAAGCGGGCGCGAACGCTGGCCAAGCAGCAGCAGGCTTCCGAGCGCGTTGCCAGTGCCGCCACGCAACTTGCGTCGGGTGTGAATGAGGCGGCTTCTGCTGCCGAGGAACTCAAGCGCGCCAGCGACCAGATTGCCAGCGGCGCTGAAGAGGCCTCCGGTGCGGCGCAGCAGTCATTGGCTGCCATCACCCAGATCGGCGATGCCATTACGCGGCAGCTCGATGCGGCTCAGCTGGCCCAGAAGCGTGCCGAAGGCATGCAGAAGCTGGTGACTGGCATGAATGACGATGTGCGCGCCACCATCTCCAATGTGAACGTAGCCGCCCAGCGGCAGGCAGAGTCCGTGAAGATGGTGGGCGAGCTGGAGCGCCAGGCGTCGAGCATCGGCGACATCGTGAAGGCGGTGGCGCGCATTGCCGACCAGACCAATCTGCTCGCACTCAACGCTGCCATCGAGGCAGCCCGCGCCGGGCAGCACGGCAAAGGTTTTGCCGTGGTGGCCGATGAGGTGCGCACCCTGGCCGAAACCAGCGAAAAAAGTGCCAAGCAGATCCAGGAACTGGTGGCGCAGATCCAGTCGGATGTGAACGACATCTCCCAGGGCATCAACTCGGCCGCCGTGGCAGTGCAGGCCGAAGTGGACAAGAGTGGTGCGATCCTCGACCAGCTCCAGCGCATCGGCACCGATGCCGCGCAGATCGTGGCAGGGGCGACGGAGATTGCTACATCGGCTTCGCAGTCAGATGTCGCTTCCAAGGAAGCGCTCAGAGGGGCCGAGACCATTGCCGCTGCAGCCACCGAGCAAAGCTCCGCCTGCGAAGAGGCCGCCAAGACCGTGCAGGAGCAAAGCGCCGCGCTGTCCGAGTGTGAGCAAACCGCTCAAAACCTGTCTGAGCTGGCCGACGAACTCAAGACCAGCACCGATATTGGCAAGAGCGCGGAAGAGGTCGCTTCTGCCGCCGAAGAGCTGGCCAGCGTGGTGCAGGAAATCAACCGCTCTGCCTCGCAAATCATGGTGGCGCTGGACCAGATTCGCAAAGGGGCCCAGGCCCAATCGCTAGCTACTTCCCGATCCGCTGCATCCATCACCCAGATCGAAAAGGGCGCTCAGCTGGCATCCTCTCGCGCAGGGGTAGGCCGTGAGCGGGCCGAGACCATCCAGACCCTGATGGGCGAGAGCAAGTCGTTGATTGATGGCTTGATTGCCAGCATCTCTGCGGGCGTCGAGTCCACCCGGGCCAGCACGCAGCAGGTCAAGGCGCTGGAGCTGGTGAGCCGCAAGATCGACAAGATCGTGGACGCCATCACCCAGGTGTCGATCCAGACCAACATGCTGGCTGTGAACGGCAGCATTGAAGCAGCCCGCGCGGGAGAGTACGGCAAGGGCTTTGTGGTGGTGGCCACCGATATACGCAACCTCGCCCATGACTCGGCAGAGAACGCCGACCGCATCAAGGACTTGGTCAAGAGCATCCAGGACCAGATTTCTCTCGTGGGCCGTGATCTGTCCGAAATCATGGGCGCGGCGCAGGTAGAAGCGGAAAAAGCGCGTGGCATCACCACCGGCCTGCAGACGATGGAAGGCGATGTGGCCGCGCTCGTCTCTGGTAACGAGGCGGCGGTGCAGGCTTCCGACGAAATCCTGACCGCCCTCACACAGGTCAAGGTGGGAGTGGACCAGGTCTCTGCCGCTGCCGCGCAGGCAGAAAAGGCCGCAGAGCAGGCCGCCGCAGCGGCCAAACAGCAGTCGCAAGGGGCGGAAGAGCTTTCTGCCGCGATTGAGGAGATCGCTTCGTTGGCCGATGAGCTGCAAAGCTCCTGA
- a CDS encoding SIMPL domain-containing protein (The SIMPL domain is named for its presence in mouse protein SIMPL (signalling molecule that associates with mouse pelle-like kinase). Bacterial member BP26, from Brucella, was shown to assemble into a channel-like structure, while YggE from E. coli has been associated with resistance to oxidative stress.), which translates to MKNAIYLVAACAFLAGGNAAFAQSAVAPVSVAAEPRNVMQLSATGMVEVQQDLLVITLTATKDANTLAAAQTQLKQILDAALAEAKASAQPGQMDVSTGNFSLSPRYGKDEKVMGWHGQAELRLQGRDFARITAMAGKLSSMAVSDVTFALSREARAKAESEAQVQAIEQFKVRAAELTQAFGFGGYGLREVSVSGSGMSTVTLMGAAPMREKMASFAAAPVPVQPGREQVQISVSGSVQMR; encoded by the coding sequence ATGAAAAATGCTATTTATTTGGTAGCTGCCTGCGCTTTTTTGGCGGGCGGTAATGCCGCTTTTGCGCAATCAGCCGTTGCACCGGTATCGGTGGCGGCCGAGCCGCGCAATGTGATGCAGTTGTCTGCCACAGGCATGGTGGAAGTGCAGCAGGACTTGCTGGTCATCACCCTGACGGCGACCAAGGATGCCAACACACTGGCTGCGGCACAGACCCAGCTCAAGCAGATTCTGGATGCCGCTCTGGCAGAGGCCAAGGCATCTGCCCAGCCAGGGCAGATGGATGTGTCTACCGGCAATTTCAGCCTGTCGCCCCGCTATGGCAAAGACGAGAAGGTGATGGGTTGGCATGGTCAGGCCGAGTTGCGTCTACAGGGGAGGGACTTTGCCCGCATCACCGCGATGGCGGGAAAGCTTTCGTCCATGGCGGTCAGCGATGTGACTTTTGCCCTGTCGCGCGAGGCCAGGGCCAAAGCTGAAAGCGAGGCCCAGGTGCAGGCGATTGAGCAGTTCAAGGTGCGCGCTGCCGAGCTGACCCAAGCCTTTGGCTTTGGCGGCTATGGGTTGCGGGAAGTGAGTGTCTCGGGCTCCGGCATGAGCACGGTCACGCTGATGGGCGCTGCACCCATGCGCGAGAAGATGGCTTCCTTTGCGGCAGCGCCCGTGCCTGTGCAGCCTGGACGTGAACAGGTGCAGATCAGCGTGTCTGGCTCGGTGCAGATGCGCTGA
- the glp gene encoding gephyrin-like molybdotransferase Glp, with amino-acid sequence MKTIAQIAAELEGYDPQALHADQVNAFLHKLVQPVAEAEEVGVFEALGRVLAQDVISPISVPPHDNSAMDGYAFAGSQLVAGQPLTLRSVGTALAGKAWVGSLQPGECVKIMTGAIMPTGLDTVVPQEFTTAQGDQITIAPDILRLGDNRRFKGEDLMEGSVALARGELLTPAALGLIASLGLKTVRVSRRLRVAYFSTGDEILSLGEPPREGAVYDSNRYTVFGLLTRLGVEVIDMGVVRDDPALLETAFTTAAQCADAIITSGGVSVGEADHTRAMMKKLGDVAFWRIAMRPGRPMAVGQIAAAPAQAKTASSADKSSAGSYQNDNNQTAEAILFGLPGNPVAVMVTFLAFVRPALLRMMGSTRPAPPLLRAASTEAMRKKPGRTEYQRGTVTTAADGSLQVRTTGNQGSGVLSSMVQANGLIVLHHHQGNVAAGDTVDVMLFDGVI; translated from the coding sequence ATGAAAACCATTGCCCAGATTGCCGCTGAACTGGAAGGCTATGACCCCCAGGCTTTGCATGCCGATCAAGTCAACGCCTTCTTGCACAAGCTGGTTCAGCCGGTGGCTGAAGCCGAGGAAGTGGGCGTTTTTGAAGCCCTGGGCCGGGTGCTGGCGCAAGATGTGATCTCCCCCATCAGCGTGCCCCCACACGACAACTCGGCCATGGATGGCTATGCGTTTGCGGGCAGCCAGCTGGTGGCGGGCCAGCCGCTCACGCTGCGCAGCGTGGGCACTGCGCTGGCAGGCAAGGCGTGGGTGGGCAGCCTGCAACCCGGTGAGTGCGTGAAGATCATGACCGGAGCCATCATGCCCACCGGTCTGGACACCGTGGTCCCCCAGGAGTTCACCACCGCACAGGGTGACCAGATCACCATCGCCCCTGACATATTGCGCCTGGGCGACAACCGCCGCTTCAAGGGCGAAGACCTGATGGAAGGCAGCGTGGCACTGGCCCGTGGGGAGCTGCTGACCCCAGCGGCCCTCGGCCTCATCGCCAGCCTGGGCCTCAAAACGGTGCGCGTATCACGCCGCTTGCGGGTGGCCTATTTTTCTACCGGTGACGAAATCCTGAGCCTGGGCGAGCCCCCGCGCGAAGGCGCGGTGTACGACAGCAACCGCTACACCGTGTTTGGCCTGCTCACCCGGCTAGGAGTGGAGGTGATCGACATGGGCGTGGTGCGCGACGACCCTGCCCTGTTGGAAACCGCCTTCACCACCGCAGCGCAATGCGCCGACGCCATCATCACCAGCGGCGGGGTGAGTGTGGGCGAAGCAGACCACACCCGCGCGATGATGAAAAAGCTGGGCGACGTGGCCTTCTGGCGCATCGCCATGCGGCCCGGTCGCCCCATGGCGGTGGGGCAGATTGCTGCAGCGCCAGCGCAGGCAAAAACGGCCTCCAGCGCTGATAAATCAAGCGCAGGCAGCTATCAAAATGATAACAACCAAACCGCGGAAGCCATCCTGTTCGGCTTGCCTGGAAACCCGGTGGCGGTGATGGTGACCTTCCTGGCCTTTGTGCGCCCCGCCCTGCTGCGCATGATGGGCAGCACACGCCCGGCCCCACCGCTGCTGCGGGCCGCCAGTACCGAAGCCATGCGCAAAAAGCCGGGACGCACCGAATACCAGCGTGGCACCGTCACCACCGCGGCAGATGGCAGCCTGCAGGTTCGCACCACCGGCAACCAGGGCTCGGGCGTGCTCAGCTCCATGGTGCAGGCCAATGGTCTGATCGTGTTGCACCACCACCAGGGCAATGTGGCCGCGGGGGATACGGTGGACGTGATGCTTTTTGATGGCGTGATCTAG
- a CDS encoding type IV pili methyl-accepting chemotaxis transducer N-terminal domain-containing protein yields MACHNTHSTHTAVSWSRQRRRMVQWVTAGVVLPSWAVTVQAQMALSAAINVSGSFRALSQRMAKAYCQQHLQVMPEVAQDVLAKVRKQAQAGAADLGKGSQAGAWPAELNRQLEEIQKQYAILNTLTAVAPSKAAAAAVGEQADRMMAAAQTATESLEKLARAPSAKLVNMAGRQRMLSQRMAKNYFMLAAGMDAKAQAQAQITADAQEFKQALQVLASAPVSTPAIRTELELGQSQWLFFEPAIRRNPDAQGLAAVATTSERLLEVMDRLTTLYDAALREVLG; encoded by the coding sequence ATGGCATGTCACAACACACACTCCACGCACACCGCAGTTTCCTGGTCTCGCCAACGTCGCCGCATGGTGCAATGGGTCACTGCGGGGGTTGTGCTTCCCAGCTGGGCCGTCACGGTGCAGGCACAGATGGCCCTTTCGGCGGCGATCAATGTGTCGGGTTCTTTTCGGGCGCTGTCGCAACGGATGGCCAAAGCCTATTGCCAGCAGCATTTGCAGGTCATGCCTGAAGTGGCGCAGGACGTTCTGGCCAAGGTGCGCAAGCAGGCGCAGGCTGGTGCTGCGGACCTGGGCAAGGGATCGCAGGCCGGGGCATGGCCTGCCGAGCTGAACCGCCAGCTGGAGGAAATCCAGAAGCAATACGCCATTCTGAACACCCTGACGGCGGTGGCCCCTTCCAAGGCTGCAGCCGCTGCCGTAGGGGAACAGGCAGACCGCATGATGGCCGCAGCACAGACTGCAACCGAATCACTGGAGAAACTGGCCCGTGCACCCAGCGCCAAGCTGGTGAACATGGCGGGCCGCCAGCGCATGCTGTCGCAGCGCATGGCCAAGAACTATTTCATGCTGGCTGCAGGCATGGATGCAAAGGCCCAGGCCCAGGCGCAGATCACCGCAGACGCCCAGGAGTTCAAGCAGGCACTGCAGGTGTTGGCATCGGCTCCCGTGTCCACCCCCGCCATTCGTACAGAGCTGGAGCTGGGGCAATCGCAATGGCTGTTCTTTGAACCTGCGATACGCCGCAACCCCGACGCGCAGGGCCTGGCCGCCGTGGCCACCACCAGCGAGCGCCTGCTGGAAGTGATGGACCGCCTGACGACGTTGTACGACGCGGCACTCAGGGAGGTGCTGGGCTGA
- the mobA gene encoding molybdenum cofactor guanylyltransferase MobA, with the protein MIDTQDITGLVLAGGRGSRMGGVDKGLQTFRGLPLALHTLMRLQLQVGATLINANRNLAAYESFGAPVWPDATSDYAGPLAGFLTGLERCETPWLLTVPCDTPLFPLDLATRMAQAADEQQADIAMAAAPEDDGSGHTTVRTQPVFCLLRVNLLDSLVRFTQAGGRKIDAWTAQHHCVTVPFDQPGDDPKAFFNANTLAELQALEKDA; encoded by the coding sequence ATGATTGATACCCAAGACATCACCGGCCTGGTTCTCGCCGGAGGCCGTGGCTCCCGCATGGGGGGCGTGGACAAAGGCCTGCAGACCTTTCGGGGCTTGCCACTGGCTTTGCACACGCTGATGCGGCTGCAACTGCAGGTGGGCGCGACGCTGATCAATGCCAACCGCAATCTGGCTGCATATGAATCGTTTGGCGCCCCGGTGTGGCCAGATGCCACCAGCGATTACGCAGGCCCGCTGGCGGGCTTTCTGACCGGGCTGGAACGTTGCGAGACGCCGTGGCTGCTGACGGTGCCCTGTGATACCCCGCTATTCCCACTGGACCTGGCCACCCGCATGGCGCAGGCGGCAGACGAGCAGCAGGCCGACATTGCCATGGCCGCAGCGCCAGAAGACGATGGCAGCGGCCACACCACGGTACGCACACAGCCCGTGTTCTGCCTGCTGCGGGTGAATCTGCTGGATAGTCTGGTGCGCTTTACCCAGGCCGGTGGGCGCAAGATTGATGCATGGACGGCCCAGCACCATTGCGTGACCGTGCCGTTCGATCAGCCCGGCGACGACCCCAAGGCGTTTTTCAATGCCAACACCCTGGCCGAGCTGCAGGCGCTGGAAAAGGACGCCTGA
- the moaA gene encoding GTP 3',8-cyclase MoaA — protein sequence MAERVIPLVDLRRADLPAQVPLHPSQATGLLVDTLGRPLRDLRISVTDRCNFRCNYCMPKEVFDKDYPYLPHSALLSFEEITRLASLFLAHGVRKIRLTGGEPLLRKNVEALITQLAQLRTVDGKPPDLTLTTNGSLLARKARALKEAGLNRVTVSLDGLDDAVFRRMNDVDFPVADVLEGIEAAHAAGLSHIKVNMVVKRGTNDHEILPMARHFRGTGTTLRFIEYMDVGATNGWRMDEVLPSVELIQRLQAELPLIPLAPSSAGETAERWGYADAAGQHDPALGEVGVISSVTQAFCRDCNRARLSTEGKLYLCLFASQGYDLRSLLRGGANDAEIAAALAPIWQQRKDRYSELRGTLPPEMSSGGRRVEMSYIGG from the coding sequence ATGGCTGAACGTGTCATTCCCCTGGTGGACCTGCGCCGCGCTGACTTGCCAGCCCAGGTTCCTTTGCATCCCTCACAGGCCACCGGTCTGCTGGTGGACACGCTGGGGCGCCCGCTGCGTGACCTGCGCATCAGCGTGACGGACCGCTGCAACTTCCGCTGCAACTACTGCATGCCCAAGGAAGTTTTTGACAAGGACTACCCCTACCTTCCACACAGCGCGCTGCTGAGCTTTGAGGAAATCACCCGCCTGGCCAGCCTGTTCCTTGCCCACGGCGTGCGAAAAATCCGCCTGACCGGCGGCGAGCCCCTGCTGCGCAAAAACGTGGAGGCGTTGATCACCCAGCTGGCCCAGTTGCGCACGGTGGACGGCAAGCCCCCGGACCTCACACTGACGACCAACGGATCGCTGCTGGCGCGCAAGGCACGCGCTCTGAAGGAAGCGGGCCTGAACCGGGTGACGGTGAGCCTGGACGGACTGGACGACGCGGTGTTCCGCCGCATGAACGACGTGGACTTTCCGGTGGCAGACGTGCTGGAAGGCATTGAGGCCGCGCACGCTGCAGGCCTGTCGCACATCAAGGTCAACATGGTGGTCAAGCGCGGCACCAACGACCACGAAATCCTGCCCATGGCCCGGCATTTTCGTGGCACGGGCACGACCCTGCGGTTCATCGAGTACATGGACGTAGGCGCAACCAACGGCTGGCGCATGGACGAAGTCCTGCCCTCGGTTGAACTCATCCAACGCCTGCAAGCCGAACTGCCCCTGATCCCCCTGGCCCCCAGCAGCGCAGGAGAAACCGCGGAACGCTGGGGCTATGCCGATGCGGCAGGCCAGCATGACCCGGCGCTGGGCGAGGTGGGCGTCATCAGCAGCGTGACCCAGGCTTTCTGCCGCGACTGCAATCGCGCCCGCCTCTCCACCGAAGGCAAGCTCTACTTGTGCCTGTTCGCGTCACAGGGCTACGACCTGCGCAGCCTGCTGCGCGGCGGTGCCAACGACGCAGAGATTGCCGCAGCACTTGCCCCCATCTGGCAGCAGCGCAAGGACCGCTACTCTGAGCTGCGTGGCACCCTGCCGCCTGAAATGTCATCGGGTGGTCGGCGTGTGGAAATGAGCTACATCGGTGGATGA